A portion of the Ricinus communis isolate WT05 ecotype wild-type chromosome 10, ASM1957865v1, whole genome shotgun sequence genome contains these proteins:
- the LOC125371318 gene encoding glucosamine 6-phosphate N-acetyltransferase-like has translation MTTSKESEERFEEISSYGVDHIICVIEDDRSEKIIATGSVFIEKKFVRDCGKVGHIEDVVVDSTARGKQLGKKIIAFLTGHAQSMGCYKLNYLRRQQGRRQQQRRGRQQRQLEHSSKVNRSSDGVDGSNDDVNGSSNRVNDGVKKRVGGGDFERVKLM, from the exons ATGACAACGAGTAAG GAATCTGAAGAGCGGTTTGAAGAGATTAGCTCTTACGGTGTCGATCATATTATTTGTGTAATTGAAGATGACCGATCTGAGAAGATTATTGCAACTGGGAGTGTGTTTATTGAAAAGAAGTTCGTAAGGGATTGCGGAAAAGTTGGGCACATTGAAGATGTTGTGGTTGATTCCACTGCTCGAGGGAAACAGCTGGGAAAGAAAATTATCGCCTTCCTGACAGGCCATGCTCAATCAATGGGATGCTATAAG CTTAATTACCTAAGACGGCAGCAAGGGCGACGCCAACAGCAGCGGCGTGGACGGCAGCAGCGGCAGCTTGAACACAGCAGCAAAGTGAATCGCAGCAGCGATGGTGTGGACGGCAGCAATGACGACGTGAATGGCAGTAGCAATAGAGTGAACGACGGTGTGAAAAAGAGGGTGGGTGGTGGAGACTTTGAGAGGGTTAAGCTGATGTGA